From a single Tachypleus tridentatus isolate NWPU-2018 chromosome 6, ASM421037v1, whole genome shotgun sequence genomic region:
- the LOC143251543 gene encoding general transcription factor II-I repeat domain-containing protein 2-like: MIGRVAGTVALLEKFLGRPLLKYHCILHQESLCVKLLNLQHVMIPVVKCVNKIRAKGLNRREFREYCEVLDMEYGNLILHCEVHWLSRGQVLKRFWKLKNIVHDFLEEKEELPEERTLLCNEKWMFDLAFLVDITSHLNDLNSKLQGKDKLFPSLVNDISAFKMKLKLFISQLENKDLSQFPHLKEQSECVQDNTKFTEYIEKSYYYKRSLIVVLVILLKKKIACLHL; encoded by the coding sequence ATGATTGGTAGAGTTGCTGGAACTGTAGCCTTGCTCGAAAAGTTTTTAGGTCGTCCTCTTCTAAAATATCATTGCATATTACACCAAGAGTCTCTGTGTGTAAAACTTTTGAATTTGCAGCATGTTATGATACCAGTTGTAAAATGCGTGAATAAAATTAGAGCTAAAGGATTAAATAGGAGAGAATTCAGAGAATATTGTGAAGTGTTAGATATGGAATATGGTAATCTCATCCTTCATTGTGAAGTGCATTGGCTTTCTAGAGGACAAGTTCTCAAAAGATTTTggaaactgaaaaatattgtaCATGATTTTCTGGAAGAAAAAGAAGAGCTGCCCGAGGAAAGGACCCTTTTGTGTAATGAAAAGTGGATGTTTGATTTAGCTTTTTTAGTTGATATCACCAGCCATCTCAATGACCTAAATTCAAAACTGCAGGGCAAGGACAAATTGTTTCCTAGTTTAGTAAATGATATCAGTGCATTCAAAATGAAGTTAAAACTGTTCATCTCTCAGCTAGAAAACAAGGATTTGAGCCAATTTCCACATTTAAAGGAACAAAGTGAATGTGTTCAAGATAATACTAAATTTACAGAATACATTGAAAAATCATACTACTACAAGAGGTCTTTGATAGTCGTTTTAGTGATTTTGCTAAAGAAGAAGATTGCATGCTTGCATTTATAA